In Negativicutes bacterium, the following proteins share a genomic window:
- a CDS encoding beta-lactamase family protein produces the protein MQLNAAYQQEFEQMVRDFMAAYQAVGTAVGVVSQKGETVYRQFFGYRDLEKQLPLDENTIFGLASITKSFTALCIMQLVERGILDLYAPVNRYLPEFNYPNQNMPRLWHLLCHSAGYPPQPRLLLSKVAPTLDLPAEERQDLAYSATVAQAGIQLLLKQLSEVKTFLGQPGEYVSYSNDGFAMLSEIIRLYGGENSYAGYVEKHILAPLGMNRSTYSFSKPLQDENANTLYVPGKTGLRATHDWLDNQFVMMGGGSLKSTLADLERYVTMWLNHGRYAGGRLLSDTGIGEMQKQRQTYSHHVGYGFALQTFALDDITVIGHGGSLTGVSTAILWSDDLAMGVIVLCNTSGVPVMNLAKAMIKWCNQHNPKEPMTVFQHREWSQAQKQAACGSFVSGEGSVLTISLNAEQQLQVLLEGEALTLDTVLPDLALAQTKLVKSEIRFLRRADESVWAVGNGGRILMRQV, from the coding sequence ATGCAATTAAACGCAGCGTATCAACAGGAATTTGAACAGATGGTCCGTGATTTTATGGCCGCTTATCAGGCTGTCGGAACGGCTGTTGGCGTAGTCAGCCAAAAAGGCGAGACGGTCTACCGCCAGTTTTTCGGGTATCGTGATCTGGAAAAACAGTTGCCGCTGGATGAGAATACCATCTTCGGTTTGGCTTCCATCACCAAATCCTTTACTGCTCTCTGCATTATGCAGTTGGTGGAAAGAGGCATCCTCGATCTCTATGCTCCGGTCAACCGCTATCTGCCTGAGTTTAATTATCCCAATCAAAACATGCCGCGTTTATGGCATCTGCTTTGTCACAGCGCCGGTTACCCACCCCAGCCGCGCTTATTATTGAGCAAGGTTGCACCTACGCTGGACCTGCCGGCAGAGGAGCGGCAGGATCTGGCCTATTCAGCGACCGTCGCCCAAGCAGGCATCCAATTATTGCTGAAGCAATTGAGTGAAGTCAAGACCTTTTTAGGTCAGCCGGGTGAATATGTCAGTTATTCCAACGATGGTTTTGCCATGCTGTCGGAAATTATCCGTCTCTATGGCGGAGAGAATTCCTATGCGGGATATGTGGAGAAACATATTCTGGCTCCGCTGGGGATGAACCGTTCGACCTACAGTTTCAGCAAACCGCTGCAGGATGAGAATGCCAATACGCTCTATGTTCCCGGCAAAACTGGTCTGCGGGCGACGCACGATTGGCTTGATAATCAGTTTGTCATGATGGGCGGCGGTTCTCTGAAGTCAACCCTTGCCGATCTGGAACGCTACGTGACCATGTGGCTGAATCACGGCCGTTATGCCGGGGGCAGGCTTTTAAGTGATACCGGGATTGGTGAGATGCAAAAGCAACGTCAAACCTACAGCCATCATGTCGGCTATGGTTTTGCTCTGCAGACGTTCGCTCTGGACGACATTACGGTAATCGGACACGGAGGCAGCTTAACCGGCGTTTCAACGGCTATCCTCTGGTCTGATGATTTGGCGATGGGTGTGATCGTCCTCTGCAACACCAGCGGGGTTCCCGTTATGAATCTGGCGAAAGCGATGATCAAGTGGTGCAACCAGCACAACCCCAAAGAACCGATGACGGTTTTTCAGCACCGGGAATGGAGTCAAGCCCAAAAGCAAGCGGCCTGCGGCAGTTTTGTCTCCGGCGAAGGCAGCGTTCTGACCATCAGTTTGAATGCAGAGCAGCAGCTGCAGGTTCTGTTGGAGGGGGAAGCGCTTACGCTGGATACCGTTTTGCCGGATTTGGCCCTGGCGCAGACCAAACTGGTGAAAAGCGAAATTCGTTTTCTGCGCCGGGCTGACGAATCGGTTTGGGCAGTCGGCAATGGCGGCCGCATTTTGATGCGGCAAGTCTGA
- a CDS encoding N-acetylglucosamine kinase, protein MKEALILAVDGGGSNTRALLAAADGTLLGSAAGGPANYHAAGKKTAARSLRLAIEGAYRAANLEIQTAAVGYFGLAGLGRQEDRLVVAELLAEFPPFCEKLCLDSDGSIALAGATAGEPGLAVICGTGSIIYGCNKTGQSARAGGWGPLIGDEGSGYDIGRKGLIAVMRAGDGRGAKTRLTERLLQTLAVSSYEKIVLKVYSKEMQRPQIAALALQVKLAAAAGDAVALAILDEAAEELSLAAAAVITRLGMQSERFPVALTGGGFRHGWQWARGLEGRIQAYAPLAYLSRPVYQPLIGALLLGLKAYYTEIPQAVLEKVRKSLNEQGSAGVDYREP, encoded by the coding sequence ATGAAGGAAGCATTGATTCTGGCAGTGGACGGCGGCGGCAGCAACACCAGAGCGCTGCTGGCGGCTGCCGATGGTACGCTACTCGGCAGCGCTGCGGGCGGTCCGGCGAATTATCATGCTGCCGGGAAGAAAACGGCGGCACGATCTCTGCGTTTGGCTATCGAAGGTGCTTACCGGGCGGCAAATTTGGAAATTCAAACTGCCGCAGTCGGTTATTTTGGTCTGGCCGGGCTGGGACGGCAAGAAGACCGCCTGGTCGTCGCTGAGTTGCTGGCCGAATTTCCACCTTTCTGTGAAAAATTGTGCCTGGATAGTGACGGGAGCATCGCTTTGGCCGGCGCTACGGCAGGAGAGCCCGGTCTGGCTGTTATCTGCGGCACCGGTTCGATCATCTATGGCTGCAACAAAACGGGTCAGTCTGCCCGTGCCGGCGGCTGGGGACCGCTGATCGGCGATGAAGGCAGCGGCTATGATATCGGACGGAAAGGATTGATCGCCGTGATGCGGGCAGGAGACGGCAGAGGCGCAAAAACCAGGCTGACTGAGCGATTGCTGCAGACTCTGGCGGTCTCGTCCTATGAAAAAATCGTTTTGAAAGTTTACAGCAAAGAAATGCAGCGCCCTCAGATCGCGGCTTTGGCGCTGCAGGTAAAACTGGCGGCCGCCGCAGGCGACGCTGTGGCCTTAGCGATCCTCGACGAGGCGGCAGAGGAATTGAGCCTGGCGGCTGCGGCGGTGATCACCCGTTTGGGGATGCAGTCCGAGCGTTTTCCGGTTGCCCTGACCGGCGGTGGATTTCGCCACGGCTGGCAGTGGGCAAGAGGATTGGAAGGCCGGATTCAGGCCTACGCACCTTTGGCTTATCTCAGCCGGCCGGTTTACCAGCCATTGATCGGAGCTTTGCTGTTGGGACTAAAAGCCTATTATACCGAAATTCCCCAAGCGGTTCTGGAGAAAGTGAGGAAAAGTTTGAATGAACAAGGATCCGCAGGTGTTGATTACCGAGAGCCGTAA